One window of the Populus trichocarpa isolate Nisqually-1 chromosome 9, P.trichocarpa_v4.1, whole genome shotgun sequence genome contains the following:
- the LOC7478746 gene encoding ADP-ribosylation factor-like protein 8a, with amino-acid sequence MGLWEAFLNWIRSLFFKQEMELSLIGLQNAGKTSLVNVIATGGYSEDMIPTVGFNMRKVTKGNVTIKLWDLGGQPRFRSMWERYCRAVSAIVYVVDAADYDNLSVSKSELHDLLSKPSLSGIPLLVLGNKIDKPGSLSKEDFMEQMGLKSITDREVCCYMISCKNSTNIDTVIDWLVKHSKSKN; translated from the exons ATGGGATTATGGGAAGCTTTTCTCAACTGGATACGAAG TCTCTTTTTCAAGCAAGAAATGGAGCTGTCTCTAATAGGACTTCAGAATGCTGGGAAGACTTCTCTTGTAAATGTTATTGCG ACTGGTGGATATAGCGAAGACATGATCCCAACA GTTGGATTTAATATGAGGAAGGTTACAAAAGGCAATGTCACAATAAAGTTGTGGGATCTCGGAGGTCAACCACGATTCCGCAGTATGTGGGAGAGATATTGTCGTGCAGTTTCGGCCATTGT ATATGTCGTGGATGCTGCTGATTATGATAATTTATCTGTCTCAAAAAGTGAACTGCATGATCTTTTGAGTAAACCGTCACTGAGTGGTATCCCTTTGTTAGTACTGGGAAATAAGATTGACAAACCAGGATCCTTGTCTAAGGAAGATTTTATGGAACAAAT GGGGCTTAAGTCCATCACCGACAGAGAAGTATGCTGCTACATGATCTCATGCAAGAACTCAACCAACATCGATACAGTTATTGACTGGCTTGtaaaacattcaaaatcaaagaattga
- the LOC7478745 gene encoding protein NLP2: MDHGAIRTNSIFRTTSDTFMDLNFTDELLVQRYWWESAGGVNFLDPEPSISNDLCDPSQYVPFMGSGHLSINSHHRTCQEETDISLENPPVVYPETEEQVVETITSPVHSEGSQLESGEFVLEFCESRECPKQEPEEEETLQETTDSDNNDLDQYQEREFSDFGQLQQNPEHCTVESAGDSFVPWSHLLGSRKTGKKRQTKTEKTISLQVLRKYFAGSLKDAAKSIGVCPTTLKRMCRQYGISRWPSRKIKKVNHSLKKLQHVVDSVMGAQGLIEIDSFYTAFPELSSSGYFGHNPFSSFQITEYPKESNPKPINHLFSTKGPVSKSQSSSRSQNSGLFICHGKRQLTSTINGLSTGHALAVEDPVEVLKRTRSKSELPSLNKEELDRAKSNETSCQHQNLETQASLPINNGQGLRDGGAFRIKATFGDENIRFSLQPNWGFRDLQREIAKRFEIDDFSRIGLKYLDNDHESILLTCDADLEECKDLLGFSQSRTIKITLYLVSKPNLGSSFSSSRDLF, translated from the exons ATGGACCATGGTGCCATCAGGACAAATTCAATATTCAGGACCACCTCAGACACTTTCATGGACTTGAATTTCACAGACGAACTCTTGGTTCAAAGATATTGGTGGGAGAGCGCTGGTGGAGTCAACTTTTTGGATCCTGAACCTTCCATCTCTAATGATCTGTGTGACCCTTCACAATATGTGCCTTTTATGGGGTCTGGTCATCTGAGTATAAACTCACACCATCGGACCTGCCAAGAAGAAACAGACATCTCACTTGAAAACCCACCTGTAGTTTATCCTGAAACCGAGGAACAAGTTGTTGAGACCATCACATCTCCAGTACACTCTGAAGGTTCTCAACTTGAAAGCGGTGAATTCGTCCTGGAATTCTGTGAATCACGGGAGTGTCCGAAACAAGAACCTGAGGAAGAAGAGACTCTCCAAGAGACAACCGACTCGGATAACAATGATTTAGACCAGTACCAAGAGCGGGAATTTTCAGATTTTGGGCAGCTTCAACAAAACCCTGAACACTGTACTGTTGAAAGTGCCGGAGATTCTTTTGTTCCTTGGAGTCACTTATTAGGCAGCAGAAAAACAGGCAAGAAGAGACAGACCAAGACAGAGAAGACAATAAGCTTGCAAGTTCTTCGAAAATACTTTGCCGGGAGCCTTAAAGATGCTGCTAAAAGTATTGGTG TTTGCCCCACCACTCTGAAAAGGATGTGCAGGCAATATGGTATCAGCCGTTGGCCTTCTCGAAAAATCAAGAAGGTTAACCACTCCTTGAAAAAACTCCAACATGTAGTTGACTCTGTCATGGGAGCTCAAGGACTCATTGAAATTGATTCCTTTTATACTGCCTTCCCAGAATTGAGCTCCTCTGGATATTTTGGGCATAATCCTTTTTCATCATTCCAGATAACTGAATACCCTAAGgaatcaaacccaaaacctaTAAATCACTTGTTCAGCACTAAAGGCCCTGTTTCAAAATCACAGTCCTCGTCGAGGAGTCAGAATTCTGGTTTGTTCATCTGTCACGGCAAAAGGCAGCTTACCAGCACCATCAATGGCTTGAGCACTGGACATGCTTTAGCTGTAGAAGACCCTGTCGAGGTGCTGAAGAGAACACGCAGTAAGTCAGAATTACCCTCCTTGAATAAGGAGGAACTTGATAGAGCCAAAAGCAATGAAACATCATGCCAGCATCAAAATCTGGAGACTCAAGCGTCCCTACCAATTAATAATGGCCAGGGTTTACGAGATGGAGGTGCCTTCAGAATTAAAGCCACTTTTGGAGATGAAAATATCCGTTTCAGCTTGCAACCAAATTGGGGTTTCAGGGACTTGCAACGAGAGATTGCAAAGCGTTTTGAAATAGATGATTTCAGCAGGATTGGTCTCAAGTATTTGGACAATGATCATGAGTCaattcttttgacttgtgatGCTGATCTTGAGGAGTGTAAAGATTTGCTTGGCTTCTCTCAGAGTCGCACAATCAAAATAACCCTCTATCTGGTTTCCAAACCAAACCTAGGAAGTTCATTCAGCAGCAGCAGAGACTTGTTCTAA